One genomic segment of Strix aluco isolate bStrAlu1 chromosome 9, bStrAlu1.hap1, whole genome shotgun sequence includes these proteins:
- the MSL2 gene encoding E3 ubiquitin-protein ligase MSL2, producing MNPVNATALYVSASRLVLNYDPGDPQSFTEINKLLPYFRQSLSCCVCGNLLQDPIAPTNSTCQHYVCKTCKGKKMMMKPSCSWCKDYEQFEENKQLSILVNCYKKLCEYITQTPLARDIIQAVDCSADLLALLKDGSPLHEETEKSSDAGLALCLTHSPVPSTSELTTDPPASFTSIPESTHNIDIRGSVINGLPNCNGLSVDKLGVNIPSPEHTNTIDVCSTGEYIKTEDISSSLQPVCDTVSTSDLCTTGIDICSFSEDIKPGGSLLLSVEEVLRSLETVSNTEVCDSNLQPSLEANMTNGPFLQLSPPPLSHNIFMSTDASPHGISCTAATPKVVKLNRKRSRSESDSEKVQPLPISSIICGPTLGASAPVTVKQENKMSLQPIATVPNGGTTPKISKTVLLSNKSMKKNLEHAPKKSHPKAKPGVLKTKDKAKEKVPSSNVMPGSPTKTVYKKPQEKKGCKCGRATQNPSVLTCRGQRCPCYSNRKACLDCICRGCQNSYMANGEKKLEAFAVPEKALEQTRLTLGINVTSIAVRNASTSTSVINVTGSPVTTFLAASTHDDKSLDEAIDMRYDC from the coding sequence gaaattTGCTACAAGACCCCATTGCTCCTACCAACTCCACATGTCAGCATTATGTCTGCAAAACTTGTAAAGGCAAGAAGATGATGATGAAACCGTCATGTAGCTGGTGCAAGGACTACGAACAGTTTGAGGAGAATAAGCAGTTAAGCATCTTAGTGAACTGCTATAAGAAACTCTGCGAATACATAACGCAAACTCCACTGGCACGAGATATTATCCAAGCAGTCGATTGTTCCGCAGATCTTTTGGCTTTGCTCAAAGATGGATCACCACTCCAcgaagagacagaaaaatcttCCGATGCAGGCTTGGCTTTGTGTTTGACACATTCCCCAGTACCTTCAACCTCAGAACTCACAACTGATCCTCCAGCTAGTTTTACGTCAATCCCTGAAAGCACACACAACATTGATATTAGAGGTTCTGTTATCAACGGGTTGCCCAATTGTAATGGGCTTTCGGTAGATAAACTCGGAGTGAATATTCCTTCTCCTGAACACACAAACACAATTGATGTCTGTAGTACTGGAGAGTATATAAAAACTGAAGACATCTCCAGCAGCCTGCAGCCTGTGTGCGATACAGTTTCTACTAGTGACTTGTGTACGACAGGCATTGACATCTGCAGTTTCAGTGAAGATATAAAACCAGGTGGCTCGCTTCTCCTCAGCGTTGAGGAAGTTCTCCGGAGCTTAGAGACCGTTTCAAATACTGAAGTCTGTGATTCTAATTTGCAGCCCAGCTTGGAAGCAAACATGACTAACGGCCCTTTCCTGCAGCTTTCTCCCCCACCTCTTAGCCATAACATTTTCATGTCCACAGATGCTTCTCCTCACGGAATCTCCTGTACAGCGGCGACGCCGAAGGTAGTTAAGTTAAACAGAAAGCGATCTCGATCAGAAAGCGACAGTGAAAAGGTTCAACCTCTACCCATTTCCAGCATCATCTGTGGCCCAACACTGGGAGCGTCAGCTCCTGTAAcagtgaaacaggaaaataaaatgtctttgcaGCCTATTGCGACTGTACCTAACGGAGGCACTACTCCCAAAATCAGTAAAACTGTGCTCCTGTCtaacaaaagcatgaaaaagaattTAGAACATGCCCCTAAGAAATCTCACCCGAAAGCCAAACCAGGGGtgctgaaaacaaaagacaaagcaaaggagaaagtTCCTAGCAGTAACGTTATGCCAGGAAGCCCAACAAAAACTGTGTATAAAAAGCCACAAGAAAAGAAAGGGTGTAAATGTGGTCGTGCCACCCAAAATCCAAGTGTTCTTACATGCCGTGGCCAACGCTGCCCTTGCTATTCGAACCGCAAAGCCTGCCTTGACTGCATATGCCGTGGCTGCCAAAACTCATACATGGCTAATGGGGAGAAGAAGCTGGAGGCGTTTGCAGTGCCAGAAAAGGCCTTGGAGCAGACTCGGCTTACTTTGGGCATTAATGTGACAAGCATTGCGGTGCGCAATGCCAGCACAAGCACCAGTGTAATCAATGTGACAGGGTCACCAGTAACGACGTTTTTAGCTGCCAGTACACACGATGATAAAAGTTTGGATGAAGCTATAGACATGAGATATGACTGTtga